One Fusobacterium varium genomic region harbors:
- a CDS encoding dipeptidase: MKIFDGHADIWFDVASKRKKGLENIVKNYHYDRFNAGKIMGGIFVAYLDDESVVVDDEKEMMFMVNSAMHELRENQDLFNIIKNQGDFNRGLVSEKMNVLMGIEGLRAIKENLDWLDTFYALGFRHASLTWNEQNALATGARGDENRGITPLGIEAVKKLNRLGMVVDVSHANEKSFWGIYEASSKPIIASHSNARSLCDHVRNLRDEQIRAIAETGGLVGAVAFKGFVSANKEEQTLSKYVDHIDHMVDLVGVKHVGIGFDFCEYLYDDREGRDMNPLGLEDASKAQDVIAELRRRGYKEEDIRKIAYENFMRVIENTLIK, from the coding sequence ATGAAGATTTTTGACGGACATGCTGATATTTGGTTTGATGTGGCATCTAAAAGAAAAAAGGGGTTAGAAAATATAGTAAAAAATTATCACTATGATAGATTTAATGCTGGAAAAATCATGGGAGGAATTTTTGTAGCTTATCTTGATGATGAAAGTGTTGTTGTAGATGATGAAAAAGAAATGATGTTTATGGTAAACTCTGCAATGCACGAATTGAGAGAGAATCAAGATCTATTTAATATTATAAAAAATCAAGGGGATTTCAACAGAGGGCTTGTAAGTGAAAAAATGAATGTTCTTATGGGAATAGAGGGATTAAGAGCTATAAAAGAGAATCTTGATTGGTTGGATACTTTCTATGCTCTTGGATTTAGACATGCCTCTCTTACTTGGAATGAGCAAAATGCTTTAGCCACAGGGGCTAGAGGAGATGAAAATAGAGGGATCACTCCACTTGGAATAGAGGCAGTAAAAAAATTGAATAGATTGGGAATGGTTGTTGATGTTTCCCATGCTAATGAAAAAAGCTTTTGGGGAATCTATGAGGCAAGTAGTAAGCCTATTATAGCATCACACTCAAATGCAAGAAGCTTATGTGATCATGTGAGAAACCTAAGAGATGAGCAGATAAGAGCAATTGCTGAAACAGGTGGACTTGTAGGGGCAGTGGCTTTTAAAGGCTTTGTAAGTGCCAATAAAGAGGAGCAAACTCTTTCAAAATATGTAGATCATATTGATCATATGGTGGATTTAGTAGGGGTAAAACATGTTGGAATAGGTTTTGATTTCTGTGAGTATCTATATGATGATAGAGAGGGTAGAGATATGAATCCTCTTGGATTGGAAGATGCTTCAAAAGCTCAAGATGTAATTGCTGAGCTTAGAAGAAGAGGGTATAAAGAGGAAGATATTAGAAAAATAGCATATGAAAACTTTATGAGAGTAATAGAAAATACATTGATAAAATAA